A region from the Drosophila ananassae strain 14024-0371.13 chromosome 2L, ASM1763931v2, whole genome shotgun sequence genome encodes:
- the LOC6499092 gene encoding protein unc-80 homolog isoform X11, whose protein sequence is MVTNAAATAGATNTSTNNNNLQTNNNSHGANNNNDDFDFDQDSGLQDLGLPVSVQTFLWRQIAPFIRPKLGKLHESTCLFCQHAPGHHESKEACKSFEKVLVQNIQFGLSPPLTKALGAIPRWRLLQGALPHVMHACAALLHNRVKDMQAIGPVETKLLYTMQWILLYAAEECADDEGGEDLGLGDSAGEPRPKSIDQYLFSVPTITLFVYLFAPIIHHLKESDFQNFRLENGIKLWQGMWDNRAPGAPCFTAPVKPKARNLLCAPTPKGSTDVFPPRKHSLSADAMSPKADSPQSGISDFGRQDEEGSWVSSPKEFAFPETIPEEASSVEDERVVIFRLPSAPQLMDNSFFTADASLLQQQESQSRRGSRQSMNSRDKEKIPSTKFEFDQQELMRGASMKEKRSASIDKETDSDKSDSIKADVSAATFLDVAVLRCLFISHWQEEGIFWSLQYLYNRLSDIGEDAAITLNQPRKRSNSLPIPQIEISLYQGPGSNSRDSPGSSVVKDYIEIPEPSPTVTACVVEEPQSAPSTSERRGSEKKKRVKMADLRAFVETKMFSKSEKNLEKVGLDTHSANGKTPLQHAEYHRSLDTGEKKLSRSASMISREPASNLIKGKSMPSLSCLLDSGYVEPPKAPRPSQTSCPRSTVFYPRNPIITVTEHTPTPSPDYMKRQGSIDSQLDVLSNGGSIGMGDNGAGNGSTGMGSTTTRYRGQMLRSHTDSHIDYTGVDESEAPGSSFYITRDGGIDYEIILLAISNVFKRDPSQVCSLRVLEAGLNICELLIEMGVLKLGEHAHEISMSITRRALQVLGCPHGCNDGVRGPPADFLRNQCQKILSRMLRQAGPRTKRYMQEMVRTSPLPELIDYFHAFLAFCVDPSSLLSPMSQGGYTTNFSGGMSGGAESQVVGAVFKPLVSRFVEASKDLKSPENIALYGDIRQLVTYVKGAHGGPFRLVALSGILAVTPRPHKKGPSAQTTRVIRHIPQANVGQSMQNDDNRSQRRLLLKKRSTSSACASLLETETCEEHYKTSQSPLSNFRRRTTGVRPTLTPRHSERALLSDSTSSSERNSLGRLSGLVRWFRGTPKEASSIDLEIGSLNPEISSSFMRHASLKIQRGRSSDGIGRSIQRAKRRVERRLNRFGGIVKGKKKVGGIEETADFSRRSSSDMCDGPRESEVVILKERKLVPTDPVRVGMLRLSFLLETCAPGSFPDSQLVAAVLDLPQAPLVARATFLLECAHFVHLCNKGQWPAWMKQNVGSYRASGANINISQMKQQVSQSSARRTHILQRAAGKMFHQWAEMIGARLEEILYTERLQYEAVNASLTDPEKQRELLQQDEEEDFLDEASVNPHGNDCPHSLKLIACVLLFEITAFLRDTYLMLPKTSKLIHRDKPAPWEKVYREANRRWSMALSSMGHSQTSAQSLQSIAAGNDGAGQSERKISFVLHEPDNESENSSNTTLTKEGEEARRPTASAVRPFLLRRGTATTTGGSFKRRSLKLRRNTKDGKDIETDFNIQSRRKVSSLSDRSDTSEQGMISGGEESPGILSDDQQPESPTDSNENDDTAKNMPWLKAVIDLMSSYNYYCTHKGYCHPFCYKRHMRSCTRLVKATRKVYGEEFGFSFDSDHPTVEPTVISSSKPHTSRSRSTRKVSEQSSTQTSPSKRKDSLSRKDRISDDPDLEMAEKLAKAFRQEKEKKLQEEPPILKFIRIHIRNLFHFPLATMLKGAVVLTEEMVIEAMPAAWELLLETNHDTATSSAAVFLMGSVKAQNFAFDIMQRALKHKDPDIRIGAIQRYLVLWKCRFHVWPRMEENAHDVTFKVPPGGIEFTLPSPKIGIESLPVVDPPWMPVQQTKDMDVTLNQDRHRSLVTATKSRKMQQTEAIRNALRQQRDKQRAERHSFLITMIPISQQASHEPGMEKLEDHEIEEDLDGTRMSSHLHHAHSLFPSVLCSSVMQIVGCLDDAAIGSDGNAVYEIAYQVIWVCLVEESALFLRYVFERLTRDRQDQMFKLLRHLIRFVPRLPQQAAFALYNSIIGYIMFYVRSSNELKQELVGSALSVLWMVVHSVHGIMFKDLKQILRKEQCDASILLTANVPAAKKIVVHGPADDDYNIPSQFPVQEDTLFCQLLKEALDYYPIDEKNTSHYCLVDYKSSKILNPNWYIRDLYFFKRSQYPEVRLMLMRPEESFLALQKQELTKKFVEIGKVHLTWAILKNVDMVVQRVVFLHEELMKLPSFPRKALEVDLDLHHGGEYGKVLLGLDVQHKFMWVRLIARMFEAMAGNFAYSADIQLFLNVLSGASILHAEDSCIMRYVMATFINAAFNFKNIFSTKGYFMIMPTLLQVYSLHQTNKLITTTIEYAVKQFYLLNRKPFILQMFGSVSAILDTDEDGTYGEAHKVQSSCLFNLLLSLEDPSPDPLNIAELVKEPKPLKAIDFCYHDEDDDVTVLDCITLCVMVVSYSAESTRGYQMLIILEAILPCYLQQIQSPSYIPLQGKSERDIILQLAVAIRTMVHNCEGLAKSYNGPYRNSPEHKGSSQRNCSRGPPCSPGLDFEEESHPKYVTDARTKNMMDCAEDSEMIRTEYRRPRDVLLSVVADFLTKSTARLAELAKKMPSDTKPTEVLDAKCHIRLADIAHSLLKVSPYDPESMACRGLQRYMQAVLPRAEWSNDTLRNALVTILRRIDKVFLKISKKPSIRRNTDWEAAAGLLKGIHETIIRHSYVLHWQQMKTLISTVQNLIVNEPGSGIPEGVSSAGAALMSQNPPAFFCSAVVRLVALQVVSPVDCFSLVQICGGSAEFATQEKAEGFLMHLIMPLCLKVCSGRGVSDVGELKMTDVSFLLTAVLNAMSPPAGRTGQAVSQINRVTGDLRAGSLTFTGSRDAKRPARISGSLYQAAFLALRIVCICFESRLSNEWPRIVRVMRDLGRRNEAAPDLWSFMEFVVTHRTPLYIVLLPFILHKISQPPIGDHERHMQFIIRERLRGTPPQGGIKSKGALLLELARELRDLRDELEEKRYVSTDRESSEQKKSDTQAATSAADAHKSQQRPSLISIFTGTTTGQATHSHISAVPIDSRSGSGGICTPSDTLSQQTLHPPRESLSSSSTGRDPHTTTSESQSGEADAGSAPTLVGPTPSGSGHGSASGTGAASAVPSHLSHSQSLQQAPFKAQPPKLRFVSSVEFRHSSGETSTTPLSPESPAEDSSGDHTRSRLQRSKAASRKTFRLKRSRLTNMDPPSIVTPLSQEEQQQQQQQQPQPKTLGEISWDSVSQTSSTSGYRDNNSLQTGLLSPDGSLGGLTLGRSPSQHSLLMVFEGQDEDTLI, encoded by the exons ATGGTGACCAATGCCGCGGCAACAGCGGGTGCCACAAATACCAGCACCAATAACAACAACCTGCAgacaaacaacaacagccacGGGgcgaacaacaacaacgatgACTTTGACTTTGACCAGGACAGCGGATTGCAGGACCTCGGCTTGCCGGTGTCCGTGCAAACGTTCCTGTGGCGCCAAATAGCCCCATTCATCCGACCCAAGTTGGGCAAATTGCACGAGTCCACCTGTCTG TTTTGTCAACACGCACCGGGACACCAT GAGTCGAAAGAAGCCTGCAAG TCCTTTGAAAAAGTGTTAGTGCAAAACATACAGTTCGGTCTATCGCCGCCTTTGACGAAGGCACTGGGTGCCATTCCACGATGGCGTCTTCTGCAGGGTGCCTTGCCTCATGTAATGCATGCCTGTGCGGCCCTGTTGCACAATCGAGTCAAGGACATGCAGGCTATTGGCCCAGTGGAAACCAAGCTACTGTACACCATGCAATGGATACTCCTTTACGCAGCCGAGGAATGCGCCGACGACGAGGGCGGGGAGGACTTGGGCTTGGGAGATTCAGCTGGGGAGCCCCGACCCAAGTCCATCGATCAGTATTTGTTCTCCGTGCCAACGATTACG CTCTTTGTGTATCTATTCGCTCCAATTATACATCACCTCAAGGAGTCAGACTTTCAGAACTTCCGTTTGGAGAATGGCATTAAGCTATGGCAGGGCATGTGGGATAATCGGGCACCGGGCGCTCCGTGCTTCACGGCTCCTGTGAAGCCGAAAGCTCGTAACTTGCTTTGTGCTCCAACTCCTAAGGGATCTACGGATGTATTTCCTCCTCGTAAACATTCCCTCAGTGCAGATGCCATGTCACCCAAAGCTGACTCGCCCCAGAGTGGCATTTCAGACTTCGGAAGGCAAGATGAAGAG GGCTCTTGGGTTTCATCGCCCAAAGAGTTTGCCTTTCCGGAAACCATACCTGAAGAAGCCTCCAGCGTAGAAGACGAACGTGTGGTAATATTTCGTTTACCCTCAGCGCCTCAACTAATGGATAATTCATTCTTTACT GCCGATGCCAGTCTTCTCCAACAACAGGAATCTCAGAGCCGGCGCGGCAGTCGCCAGTCAATGAACTCACGCGACAAGGAAAAGATTCCATCCACCAAGTTCGAGTTCGATCAGCAGGAACTGATGCGAGGTGCTTCAATGAAGGAGAAGCGCAGTGCCTCGATTGACAAAGAGACGGATTCTGACAAATCGGACAGTATCAAGGCGGATGTGTCGGCCGCCACTTTCTTGGATGTAGCAGTATTACGTTGCTTGTTCATCTCGCATTGGCAGGAGGAGGGAATCTTCTGGAGCTTACAGTATTTATATAATCG TCTTAGTGACATTGGTGAAGATGCGGCTATTACATTGAATCAGCCAAGGAAGCGTTCCAATTCATTGCCTATTCCACAAATTGAGATATCTCTCTACCAGGGTCCCGGCAGCAACAGCCGAGATAGTCCTGGCAGCTCTGTAGTCAAGGACTACATAGAAATACCCGAACCATCGCCCACAGTGACAGCCTGTGTCGTGG AAGAACCTCAAAGTGCTCCAAGCACCTCTGAACGACGGGGCAGCGAGAAGAAAAAACGCGTCAAGATGGCTGATTTGCGGGCCTTTGTGGAGACAAAGATGTTCTCCAAATCGGAGAAGAATCTGGAAAAAGTAGGGCTCGATACTCACTCCGCCAATGGCAAGACACCACTGCAACATGCA GAGTACCACCGAAGCCTGGATACGGGTGAGAAAAAGCTTTCTCGCTCCGCTTCGATGATAAGTCGCGAGCCAGCCAGTAACCTGATCAAGGGGAAATCTATGCCCAGTCTAAG CTGTCTGCTCGATAGCGG ATACGTTGAACCACCAAAGGCGCCAAGGCCATCGCAGACTAGTTGTCCTCGTTCCACGGTCTTCTACCCACGGAATCCCATTATTACTGTTACGGAGCATACACCCACACCTTCTCCGGATTATATGAAGCGACAG GGCTCTATTGATTCCCAGCTGGATGTCTTAAGTAATGGTGGTAGCATTGGTATGGGAGATAATGGAGCCGGAAACGGAAGCACCGGCATgggcagcaccaccaccaggtATCGAGGCCAAATGCTGCGCTCACACACTGACTCCCATATTGATTACACTGGAGTGGATGAGTCCGAGGCACCTGGATCATCGTTTTACATAACTCGGGATGGTGGCATTGATTACGAGATTATTCTGCTGGCAATCAGCAATGTTTTCAAGCGCGATCCATCACAAGTGTGCTCCCTACGTGTCCTGGAGGCGGGTCTTAACATTTGTGAGTTGTTGATTGAGATGGGGGTTCTGAAGCTGGGTGAGCATGCCCACGAAATATCCATGAGCATTACGCGGCGGGCTCTGCAGGTTCTTGGGTGCCCTCATGGATGCAATGATG GTGTTCGTGGTCCTCCTGCGGACTTTCTTCGAAATCAATGCCAAAAGATTTTGTCAAGGATGCTGCGTCAGGCTGGTCCACGGACCAAACGCTACATGCAGGAGATGGTTAGAACCTCGCCCTTGCCGGAGCTGATCGACTACTTTCATGCCTTTTTGGCCTTCTGTGTGGACCCGAGCTCTTTACTTTCACCCATGA GTCAGGGCGGCTATACGACAAACTTTAGCGGCGGGATGAGCGGCGGCGCGGAGTCCCAGGTGGTTGGGGCAGTCTTTAAACCGCTGGTCAGCCGGTTCGTCGAGGCCAGCAAGGATCTAAAAAGTCCGGAGAACATTGCCCTCTATGGCGACATCCGTCAACTGGTCACCTATGTGAAAGGAGCCCACGGTGGACCCTTCCGTTTAGTGGCACTCAGCGGTATTCTGGCCGTCACTCCCAGGCCACACAAAAAAGGTCCTTCAGCACAAACCACAAGGGTTATAAG ACACATTCCCCAAGCTAACGTAGGCCAGAGTATGCAGAACGATGACAACCGCTCTCAGCGCCGACTTTTATTAAAGAAACGAAGTACTTCCTCCGCCTGTGCC AGCCTTCTGGAGACAGAGACGTGCGAGGAGCACTACAAGACCAGCCAGTCGCCGTTAAGTAACTTCCGTAGACGTACAACTGGAGTCCGGCCAACGTTGACTCCGCGACACAGCGAACGGGCCCTGCTTTCCGACTCGACGTCGAGCTCGGAGCGCAATTCGCTGGGACGGCTCAGCGGCTTGGTGCGCTGGTTCCGGGGCACGCCCAAGGAGGCCTCGTCCATCGACCTGGAGATCGGGTCGCTCAACCCGGAGATATCCTCCTCGTTTATGCGGCACGCCTCGCTGAAGATACAGCGGGGCCGCTCGAGCGACGGCATTGGGCGGTCCATTCAGCGCGCCAAGCGACGTGTCGAGAGGCGGCTGAACCGTTTCGGCGGCATTGTGAAGGGCAAGAAGAAGGTAGGCGGCATCGAGGAGACCGCGGACTTCAGTCGACGGAGCTCCTCGGACATGTGCGATGGTCCCCGGGAGTCGGAAGTGGTTATCCTCAAGGAGCGCAAACTCGTCCCCACCGATCCAGTGCGCGTGGGCATGCTGCGATTATCCTTTCTGCTGGAGACCTGTGCGCCAGGCTCCTTTCCCGACTCCCAGCTTGTGGCAGCCGTTCTCGATCTG CCTCAAGCGCCTCTTGTGGCACGTGCCACTTTCCTCTTAGAGTGCGCCCACTTTGTCCATCTTTGCAACAAAGGTCAGTGGCCCGCCTGGATGAAACAGAACGTGGGCAGTTACCGGGCATCTGGAGCTAACATCAATATCAGCCAGATGAAGCAACAGGTGAGCCAGTCAAGTGCCAGACGTACTCACATCCTGCAAAGGGCCGCCGGCAAGATGTTCCACCAGTGGGCGGAAATGATAGGAGCTCGTCTTGAGGAGATTCTGTACACCGAGAGACTGCAGTACGAGGCGGTGAATGCCAGTCTTACGGATCCCGAAAAGCAGCGGGAGTTACTGCAGCAGGACGAGGAAGAGGACTTCCTGGACGAAGCTTCGGTGAATCCACATGGCAACGACTGTCCACATTCTCTGAAACTTATCGCCTGTGTACTGCTCTTTGAGATTACGGCCTTCTTGAGGGATACTTATCTGATGCTGCCAAAAACATCCAAACTGATTCATCGCGACAAACCGGCTCCTTGGGAGAAGGTCTACCGCGAAGCTAATCGCCGCTGGTCCATGGCCCTCAGTTCAATGGGGCACTCCCAAACCTCGGCTCAGAGCCTCCAGTCCATAGCCGCAGGAAACGATGGCGCCGGTCAGTCAGAGCGTAAAATATCCTTTGTACTTCATGAACCAGACAACGAATCAGAGAACAGCAGTAATACAACATTGACAAAGGAAGGAGAAGAAG CTCGTCGACCCACTGCATCCGCAGTTCGACCTTTTCTTTTGAGGCGTGGCACTGCCACTACAACTGGAGGTTCCTTTAAAAGACGCTCTCTGAAACTGCGTCGTAATACTAAGGACGGCAAGGATATAGAAACAGACT TCAACATCCAATCGCGTCGCAAGGTCTCTTCACTATCCGATCGCAGTGATACATCAGAGCAGGGCATGATTAGTGGCGGGGAGGAGTCACCTGGAATACTCAGCGACGACCAGCAGCCAGAGTCACCCACAGACTCCAATGAAAACGATGACACGGCCAAGAATATGCCCTGGCTGAAGGCCGTTATAGATTTGATGTCCAGTTACAATTACTACTGCACCCATAAAGGATATTGTCATCCGTTTTGCTATAAACGTCACATGCGATCCTGTACTCGTCTGGTTAAGGCTACTAGAAAG GTTTATGGTGAGGAATTTGGTTTCTCCTTCGATTCAGACCATCCAACAGTGGAACCAACAGTTATTAGCTCTAGCAAGCCACACACCTCTCGATCCCGCTCCACTCGAAAGGTATCCGAGCAAAGCTCCACCCAGACCTCTCCGTCCAAGCGTAAGGACAGTTTGTCTCGCAAGGATCG CATAAGTGATGATCCTGATCTGGAAATGGCTGAAAAGTTGGCCAAGGCCTTTCGCCAGGAGAAAGAGAAGAAGTTACAGGAAGAGCCACCTATCCTCAAGTTTATCAGGATCCATATCAGGAACCTCTTTCACTTTCCGCTGGCCACCATGCTTAAGGGCGCTGTTGTGCTCACCGAGGAAATGGTAATCGAGGCAATGCCTGCCGCCTGGGAGCTCCTGCTGGAGACGAACCACGACACAGCCACCTCCAGTGCCGCTGTGTTTCTGATGGGCTCGGTGAAGGCGCAGAACTTTGCCTTCGACATCATGCAGAGGGCACTAAAGCACAAGGATCCGGACATAAGGATTGGAGCCATTCAACGCTACCTGGTGCTGTGGAAGTGCCGCTTCCATGTCTGGCCTCGAATGGAGGAAAATGCCCACGACGTCACTTTCAAGGTGCCACCAGGTGGCATTGAATTTACACTGCCTTCCCCAAAGATTGGCATCGAAAGTCTGCCGGTGGTGGATCCACCCTGGATGCCCGTGCAGCAGACAAAGGATATGGATGTTACTTTAAACCAAGACAGACAT AGATCCCTGGTCACCGCCACTAAAAGCCGGAAGATGCAGCAGACGGAGGCCATTAGGAACGCCCTTCGTCAGCAGCGGGACAAGCAGCGGGCGGAGAGGCACAGCTTCCTCATCACCATGATTCCGATCAGTCAGCAGGCTTCCCACGAGCCTGGCATGGAGAAGCTGGAGGATCACGAGATCGAGGAGGACCTCGACGGCACACGCATGTCCTCGCACCTGCACCACGCCCACTCGCTCTTCCCCTCCGTCCTCTGCTCGTCCGTGATGCAGATTGTCGGCTGTCTGGATGATGCTGCCATCGGGTCGGATGGCAATGCCGTCTACGAGATCGCCTACCAGGTGATCTGGGTGTGCCTTGTGGAGGAGTCGGCCCTCTTCCTTCGCTATGTATTTGAGCGGCTAACCCGCGACCGCCAGGATCAGATGTTCAAGCTGCTAAGGCATTTAATTCGATTTGTGCCTCGGCTGCCCCAGCAGGCGGCCTTTGCCTTATACAACTCAATTATTGGTTACATAATGTTTTATGTGAGATCCTCCAACGAGCTGAAACAGGAG CTTGTTGGCTCAGCTTTGTCGGTCCTTTGGATGGTTGTGCACTCGGTGCATGGAATTATGTTCAAGGATCTGAAGCAGATTCTGCGCAAAGAACAATGTGATGCCTCCATCCTCCTCACCGCCAATGTGCCAGCAGCCAAAAAAATTGTGGTCCACGGACCCGCCGATGATGACTACAACATACCCTCCCAGTTTCCCGTGCAAGAGGATACGCTTTTTTGTCAGCTTTTAAAGGAGGCACTGGATTACTATCCCATAGATGAGAAAAATACAAGTCACTATTGTCTAGTGGACTACAAGAGCA GCAAAATCCTGAATCCAAACTGGTACATACGGGATCTGTACTTCTTTAAGCGATCCCAGTATCCGGAAGTGCGTCTAATGTTAATGCGTCCCGAAGAATCATTCCTGGCCTTGCAGAAACAGGAGCTAACTAAGAAGTTTGTTGAGATCGGCAAAGTACATTTAACCTGGGCGATTCTCAAGAACGTGGACATGGTGGTGCAGCGAGTAGTGTTCTTACACGAAGAGCTTATGAAACTGCCTTCGTTTCCTCGGAAGGCATTAGAGGTGGACCTGGACCTGCACCATGGCGGTGAATATGGAAAGGTTCTGCTCGGCTTGGATGTCCAGCACAAATTTATGTGGGTGCGCCTCATTGCCCGAATGTTCGAGGCTATGGCTGGAAACTTTGCTTACTCGGCGGATATTCAGCTCTTCTTAAACGTCCTTTCCGGAGCATCCATTCTTCATGCCGAGGATTCGTGCATCATGCGCTACGTCATGGCCACGTTTATTAACGCTGCCTTTAACTTCAAGAACATATTCTCCACGAAGGGATACTTCATGATCATGCCCACATTGCTGCAGGTTTATTCTTTGCATCAAACAAACAAGCTAATCACCACAACAATCGAGTATGCAGTTAAGCAGTTCTATCTGCTAAACCGGAAACCTTTTATCTTGCAAATGTTTGGATCCGTTTCCGCCATCCTTGACACAGATGAGGACGGAACCTATGGGGAGGCGCACAAGGTCCAGTCCAGTTGCCTCTTTAATTTGCTGCTAAGTCTGGAAGATCCCTCGCCTGATCCTCTTAATATTGCCGAGCTGGTGAAGGAGCCTAAGCCACTCAAGGCCATTGATTTCTGCTACCACGACGAGGATGACGACGTGACGGTACTGGACTGCATCACCCTTTGTGTTATGGTGGTTTCCTACTCAGCGGAAAGCACTCGGGGCTATCAAATGCTA ATCATTTTGGAGGCCATTCTGCCATGCTATCTGCAACAAATCCAATCGCCCAGCTATATTCCTCTCCAGGGAAAGTCTGAACGGGACATTATCCTCCAATTGGCAGTGGCCATTCGCACCATGGTCCACAACTGCGAGGGTTTGGCCAAGAGCTACAATGGACCGTATCGAAATAGTCCGGAACACAAGGGCTCTTCTCAGCGTAATTGTAGTCGGGGTCCGCCCTGTTCACCTGGCCTTGACTTCGAAGAGGAATCTCACCCAAAATACGTAACCGATGCTCGCACCAAGAATATGATGGACTGTGCCGAGGACTCGGAGATGATACGCACGGAGTACCGGCGGCCACGAGATGTTCTCTTGTCCGTGGTGGCGGATTTCCTTACTAAATCCACAGCCCGTCTGGCAGAGCTGGCCAAGAAGATGCCCAGCGACACCAAGCCCACCGAAGTGCTGGATGCCAAGTGCCACATTCGATTGGCGGACATAGCCCACTCCTTACTGAAGGTTTCTCCCTACGACCCGGAGTCCATGGCCTGTCGAGGTTTGCAACGCTATATGCAGGCGGTCTTACCAAGGGCGGAATGGTCTAATGATACGTTGCGAAACGCTCTGGTCACCATATTGCGGCGAATCGACAAAGTCTTCCTGAAGATTTCAAAGAAACCTTCCATACGACGAAACACCGACTGGGAGGCGGCTGCCGGTTTGCTCAAAGGCATCCATGAGACTATAATCCGGCATTCGTACGTACTGCACTGGcagcaaatgaaaacactgATTAGCACCGTGCAGAATTTGATTGTTAACGAACCCGGATCCGGCATTCCCGAGGGCGTCTCCAGCGCAGGGGCGGCGCTCATGTCTCAGAATCCGCCGGCCTTTTTTTGCTCAGCCGTGGTACGTCTGGTGGCCCTGCAGGTGGTCAGCCCCGTAGACTGCTTCTCCCTGGTCCAGATTTGTGGGGGCAGCGCCGAGTTCGCCACGCAGGAAAAGGCCGAGGGTTTTCTAATGCATCTGATCATGCCGCTGTGTCTGAAGGTTTGCTCGGGACGCGGAGTCTCCGACGTAGGTGAACTTAAGATGACGGACGTGTCCTTTTTGCTGACTGCCGTCCTAAACGCCATGAGTCCACCGGCGGGTCGCACCGGCCAGGCTGTATCCCAGATAAACAGGGTAACTGGGGACTTGCGTGCCGGCTCTCTCACATTTACCGGCAGTCGAGACGCCAAGCGCCCTGCCAGGATTTCCGGTTCCCTTTACCAAGCGGCCTTCCTAGCCCTCCGAATCGTTTGCATTTGCTTTGAGAGTCGCCTGTCCAACGAATGGCCGCGTATCGTAAGGGTTATGAGGGATTTGGGCCGGCGCAACGAGGCTGCTCCGGATCTCTGGAGCTTCATGGAGTTTGTGGTCACCCATCGAACGCCATTATATATTGTCCTGCTTCCCTTTATTTTGCACAAG ATCTCACAGCCGCCCATTGGGGACCATGAGCGTCACATGCAGTTTATTATCAGGGAGAGGTTGCGTGGTACACCGCCGCAGGGGGGGATCAAATCCAAGGGAGCTCTGCTGCTGGAACTGGCCCGGGAGCTGCGCGATCTGCGCGACGAATTGGAGGAGAAACGATACG TCTCCACAGATCGCGAGAGCTCCGAGCAGAAGAAGAGCGACACCCAGGCGGCAACCAGTGCGGCAGACGCTCACAAGTCGCAGCAAAGACCTTCACTCATATCTATCTTCACAGGAACCACCACCGGCCAGGCGACGCACTCGCACATCTCGGCGGTGCCGATTGACTCGCGAAGCGGATCCGGCGGGATTTGCACGCCCAGCGACACGCTGTCGCAGCAGACACTGCACCCGCCGCGAGAGTCGCTGTCGAGCAGCTCCACGGGCCGCGATCCGCACACCACGACCAGCGAAAGCCAGAGCGGCGAGGCGGACGCAGGCTCGGCGCCAACGCTGGTAGGACCCACTCCGAGTGGTTCTGGCCACGGATCCGCCTCCGGCACTGGCGCCGCCTCTGCCGTGCCCTCGCATCTCTCGCATTCGCAGTCGCTTCAGCAGGCTCCCTTCAAGGCCCAGCCCCCCAAGCTGCGCTTCGTCTCGTCCGTGGAGTTTCGGCACTCTTCTGGCGAGACCTCTACTACGCCCTTGTCACCGGAGAGTCCAGCCGAGGATAGTTCCGGAGACCACACCCGGTCGCGCCTCCAACGCTCAAAGGCAGCTAGCCGAAAGACCTTCCGGCTGAAGCGCAGTCGCCTAACCAACATGGATCCACCCAGCATT GTAACCCCGCTCTCCCAGgaggagcaacaacaacaacagcagcaacagccccAGCCGAAGACCCTTGGCGAGATATCCTGGGACTCAGTCTCGCAGACATCCTCGACATCGGGCTATCGGGACAACAACAGCCTGCAGACAGGTCTGCTATCTCCGGACGGATCCTTGGGCGGCCTGACCCTGGGCCGCTCCCCGTCGCAGCACTCGCTTCTCATGGTATTTGAGGGCCAGGACGAAGACACACTTATATAA